GTGTGGGTGTGGGTTTGACAAAAATCTGAAGAATTGATATAATATAGGGGTGAGCTAACATGCATTTCCATGGATCCATTTGTTTTCTAGATTATATAGAAATTTAACACAAACAAATATTACAGAGATTGAAATCATTTGAGATCGAGGAgtagaaataataataagtaatggaaatttcaatttcaatgtccaGTATATTAAAGCAGCTTAATAATCAGAATCATCAGAGTAAAAGGGCGTTTCATGTTCTGTTGAGGATGGTACTCAAGGTAGTGTGGAAGGTAGAGTGGAAGGGAGAAAGAAAGGAACGAAAAAGTCTAAAATATCCCCTAGTCCACCAGTGGACCAAAATGCAAAGTGCCCACCCTAGTGAGCACCGTtaaattcaatttcaaaatatGATCTAAGGTGGTGGGAAATACAAAATTGAACTCCCAATATAGTGGAGTTCAAGGGAAGGGGCAGCTAAATGGTGAATGGGCCAAGCCCATGATGGTTGCCCAGGAAACGAAGGAAGATGCAAAATGAAGAAGAGAATCTGAGTTATGTGAATTGGATGGGGAACCAATATTTTTAGTGGACCAATATTAATTTCAATCATTAATGAAAAAGTGTTAAAAATGAGTGTTGGTAACGTTTTCCTTAAAAACAATTGTTCTTTTTCACTGGATTGTGAATGATAGTCAGACATACAAACAGTACAGACATCCAACAgatttctcatttctcttccTATCTTTTTATtccatcatatatcacattagTTAGTTCTCTCTCAATTCTTTCTTTCTCACTCTGGATATCTTGTCTGTTGGATATCTGCACAATGGGTATGCCTACAAATATTTTACGGTGTGAAAAGGGCATGTTGAAAGTGCCGCTACATAGTGCATTAACTACCACTTCTCTTTCAGCTTAAAAAATGCTCAAGTAACAACTAGCAAGTGAAAGTAATAAAACATCTAGAATGTAGGTAGAAGCAATCCCAAGATTTCTACATATTACGGTGCATAAATCAGCCATGTGAAGGCTGCATTTAGTAGCCGATACAACTTTGGTGAATATCTTCTACAAATGGTAATAATAAACTGAGGCTGAACAAATGATTTACTAGCATGCATCATGATTCATGAACCACGACCCTGCCAGCGACATTTCCTCAAGAAACACTTTACTCACCGCCAAAGTTCACTCAATACTGCAGAATCTAGAACTATATAATGCAGTCACCCCCTTCTAGCTTCTTCAACTCAAAAGTTGTTGAATACCAGAATACACATCACTGATAACCTCTTTGCACTTGTTATCTGAGAGAGAATGGCTCACAGAGTTTCCCTTTTACTCTCACTCCTTCTCATCTCCAATATCCTCCTTGTCGCAGTTGCTGGACGAAGCAACATTGCCATGAACTCTAACACCCAGGACAAGAAAGAGCCTGAGTTCTTGTTCAAGCATGATGGCAGAGTGTACATTCCAGGCGTTGGACCAGTAGGATTTCCACCAAAGCATGGGCTTATACCCCAGAATCCATTTACTGGTGGCGCTGGAAGAGCTGGAACAGGAGCTGGAGCCGGATCAGGATCGGGTCGACCAGGACGCAGTTATGTTCCCGGTGGTGATGACACCTTTGTTCCTAACCCTGGCTATGAGGTTCCCATTCCTGGAGGTGGTGGCAGTGTTCCAGCACCAATTCGTCCATGATTTTACTCATGCATGGTTGTAATAACTAGACCGAGTTTGTGAGCCTGTTATGCTTAGATGGTGTTTTGGTTTTCTGCTAGCGAGCCATAAATAAGTGTGCTAGATGTAGCATACTGCAATCTTACTTTGGTATGTATCGTGTGTGCACTACGAACTGCTCAGTCTTCCTCTGCTCTTTC
This portion of the Lotus japonicus ecotype B-129 chromosome 3, LjGifu_v1.2 genome encodes:
- the LOC130746940 gene encoding putative cell wall protein; the encoded protein is MAHRVSLLLSLLLISNILLVAVAGRSNIAMNSNTQDKKEPEFLFKHDGRVYIPGVGPVGFPPKHGLIPQNPFTGGAGRAGTGAGAGSGSGRPGRSYVPGGDDTFVPNPGYEVPIPGGGGSVPAPIRP